A DNA window from Bacteroides cellulosilyticus contains the following coding sequences:
- the der gene encoding ribosome biogenesis GTPase Der: MGNLVAIVGRPNVGKSTLFNRLTKTRQAIVNEEAGTTRDRQYGKSEWLGKEFSVVDTGGWVVNSDDIFEEEIRKQVLMAVDEADVILFVVDVMNGVTDLDMQVAAILRRTQKPVLLIANKTDNGELQYNAPEFYKLGLGDPYCISAMTGSGTGDMMDLIVGTFKKEADEILDEDIPRFAVVGRPNAGKSSIVNAFIGEDRNIVTEIAGTTRDSIYTRYNKFGFDFYLVDTAGIRKKNKVNEDLEYYSVIRSIRSIENADVCILMLDATRGVESQDLNIFSLIQKNAKGLVVVVNKWDLVQDKTVKVMKTFEDAIRSRFAPFVDFPIIFGSALTKQRILKVLEEARIVYDNRMTRIPTARLNEEMLPLIEAYPPPATKGKYIKIKYITQLPNTQVPSFVYFANLPQYVKEPYKRFLENKMREKWSLTGTPINIYIRQK, from the coding sequence ATGGGAAATTTAGTTGCAATCGTAGGACGCCCCAATGTGGGAAAGTCTACTTTATTTAACCGCTTGACTAAAACACGTCAGGCGATTGTGAACGAAGAAGCAGGAACAACACGCGACCGCCAGTATGGTAAATCGGAATGGCTGGGGAAGGAGTTCTCCGTGGTAGATACCGGCGGATGGGTGGTGAACTCTGACGATATTTTCGAAGAAGAGATACGCAAACAAGTATTGATGGCTGTGGATGAAGCAGACGTGATTTTGTTTGTGGTAGATGTAATGAATGGAGTAACTGACCTTGATATGCAGGTGGCTGCTATTCTGCGCCGTACTCAAAAGCCGGTATTGCTGATTGCCAATAAGACCGATAACGGAGAACTGCAATACAATGCTCCCGAATTTTATAAGCTGGGATTGGGTGATCCTTACTGTATCTCGGCTATGACGGGTAGTGGAACGGGTGATATGATGGACTTGATTGTTGGTACATTCAAGAAAGAAGCTGACGAAATACTGGATGAAGATATTCCCCGCTTTGCAGTGGTGGGACGTCCGAATGCAGGTAAGTCTTCTATCGTGAATGCTTTTATAGGTGAAGATCGTAATATTGTGACGGAGATTGCCGGTACAACACGTGATTCCATCTATACACGTTACAATAAATTTGGTTTTGATTTCTATCTGGTAGATACTGCCGGTATCCGTAAGAAGAACAAGGTGAATGAAGATTTGGAATATTATTCCGTAATCCGTTCTATCCGTTCTATTGAGAACGCCGATGTGTGTATCCTTATGTTGGATGCTACCCGTGGTGTTGAGAGTCAAGACTTGAATATATTCTCACTGATACAGAAAAATGCCAAAGGTTTGGTAGTGGTAGTAAATAAATGGGATTTAGTACAGGACAAAACTGTGAAGGTAATGAAGACTTTCGAAGATGCTATCCGTAGTCGTTTTGCTCCGTTTGTTGATTTCCCTATTATCTTCGGTTCGGCATTGACCAAACAACGCATTCTGAAGGTGCTGGAAGAAGCGCGTATAGTGTATGATAATCGTATGACGCGTATTCCTACTGCCCGACTGAATGAAGAAATGCTTCCCTTGATTGAGGCGTATCCGCCTCCTGCAACCAAAGGCAAGTATATTAAGATTAAGTATATCACGCAGTTACCTAATACGCAGGTACCTTCTTTTGTGTATTTCGCTAACTTGCCGCAGTATGTAAAGGAACCCTATAAACGTTTCCTGGAAAATAAGATGCGTGAGAAGTGGAGTTTGACCGGAACTCCGATAAACATCTATATCCGTCAGAAGTAG
- a CDS encoding response regulator transcription factor: protein MEKNVKAELLVVDDHSLILEGICKIVNKIPEVTVADAVTSGKQAIKLIEERDYDVYILDISIPDISGFELIAKIRELNDQARIVVNTMHEEVWMVNRLVQCGVNAVILKSSAHAELVAAIRSVLRGESYTCSRFASILQKLNSSSSSLQPKDAPTRRERDVLEAVAKGMNTHEIAALLKISENTVETFRKRLISKFGAKNAIDMVVKAVSQGWIKLD from the coding sequence ATGGAAAAGAATGTGAAAGCGGAATTATTGGTAGTGGATGACCATAGCCTGATTTTAGAAGGTATTTGCAAAATTGTGAATAAGATACCGGAAGTAACAGTGGCGGATGCAGTGACTTCCGGAAAGCAGGCTATAAAGTTGATTGAAGAGCGTGATTATGATGTATATATTCTGGATATCAGTATCCCCGATATTTCAGGTTTTGAATTGATAGCCAAAATTCGTGAGTTGAATGACCAGGCGAGGATTGTCGTAAATACGATGCATGAGGAGGTATGGATGGTGAACCGATTAGTGCAATGCGGAGTAAATGCGGTTATTCTGAAATCTTCGGCTCATGCAGAACTGGTGGCAGCTATTCGCAGTGTGCTGAGGGGAGAGAGCTATACTTGTTCTCGTTTTGCTTCTATATTGCAGAAGTTAAATTCTTCATCATCAAGTTTACAACCAAAAGATGCTCCGACACGGCGCGAACGCGATGTTCTGGAAGCTGTAGCCAAAGGAATGAATACACATGAGATTGCTGCGTTATTAAAAATTTCAGAAAATACTGTAGAAACATTTCGCAAGAGGCTTATTAGTAAATTTGGGGCGAAAAATGCAATAGATATGGTGGTCAAGGCTGTTTCACAAGGATGGATAAAGCTAGATTGA
- the lptB gene encoding LPS export ABC transporter ATP-binding protein — MEESKMVLRTEDLVKKYGKRTVVSHVSIDVKQGEIVGLLGPNGAGKTTSFYMTVGLITPNEGRIFLDDLDITKYPVYKRAQTGIGYLAQEASVFRQMSVEDNIASVLEMTDKPLEYQKEKLESLIAEFRLQKVRKNKGNQLSGGERRRTEIARCLAIDPKFIMLDEPFAGVDPIAVEDIQQIVWKLKDKNIGILITDHNVQETLSITDRAYLLFEGKILFQGTPEELAENKIVREKYLSNSFVLRRKDFMK; from the coding sequence ATGGAAGAAAGTAAAATGGTGCTTCGCACCGAAGACTTGGTGAAAAAGTACGGTAAACGTACAGTAGTGAGCCACGTCTCCATAGATGTGAAGCAGGGAGAGATTGTAGGTTTGCTGGGACCGAACGGTGCCGGTAAAACGACTTCATTCTATATGACCGTTGGATTGATTACGCCGAATGAGGGACGTATCTTTCTGGATGATCTGGATATTACGAAATATCCGGTGTACAAGCGTGCGCAAACCGGAATCGGATATCTGGCACAGGAAGCATCCGTATTCCGCCAGATGAGTGTGGAAGATAACATTGCTTCGGTACTTGAAATGACAGATAAGCCTTTGGAATATCAGAAAGAAAAGCTGGAAAGTCTGATTGCGGAGTTTCGTTTGCAGAAAGTGCGTAAGAATAAGGGTAATCAACTTTCGGGTGGTGAGCGCCGCCGTACGGAGATTGCTCGCTGTCTTGCTATTGATCCTAAGTTTATCATGCTCGATGAACCTTTTGCAGGAGTTGACCCGATTGCGGTAGAGGATATTCAGCAGATTGTGTGGAAGCTGAAAGATAAAAATATTGGTATTCTGATTACTGACCATAACGTGCAGGAAACATTAAGTATTACTGACCGTGCTTATTTGTTGTTTGAAGGTAAAATCTTGTTCCAGGGAACACCGGAAGAATTAGCAGAAAATAAAATTGTGCGTGAAAAATACCTGAGTAATAGCTTTGTGCTGCGTCGCAAAGACTTTATGAAATAG
- the ltrA gene encoding group II intron reverse transcriptase/maturase translates to MKERMQKISTLSDNYRQKDRTESESYVGVQTFIGITENHLVEVQFTKDDLLERILSPANMNRAYKQVVSNGGSGGVDKMETEDLLPYLKFHKDELINSLLDGIYRPNPVRRVEIPKDGGKKRQLGIPTVVDRLIQQSISQVLSPLYERHFSDNSFGFRPKRSAHQALQRAQSYISDGYRYCVDLDLERFFDTVNHSKLIEILSRTVKDGRVISLIHKYLISGVMVGGHYESRAHGTVQGGPLSPLLSNIMLHELDIELASRGHKFVRYADDCMIFCKSKRSVLRVKESITTFLERHLFLKVNVDKTSVGYIRGMKFLGYSFYVHKGECRLSVHPKSYLKLKTRLKELTGRSNGMGYDKRKVELRLFIRGWIDYFQLADMQSYLKRIDEWLRRRIRMCIWKCWKKIRTKFVNLQKCGISRFYAWQHANTRLGYWSVAGSRILTSAMNNDKLKLSGYPTLMEYYSKLHRR, encoded by the coding sequence ATGAAGGAACGAATGCAGAAAATATCAACATTGAGTGATAACTACCGGCAGAAGGATAGGACGGAATCCGAAAGCTATGTCGGAGTGCAGACTTTTATTGGGATAACTGAAAACCACCTCGTGGAAGTGCAATTTACCAAAGATGATTTATTAGAGCGCATCTTGTCACCTGCGAACATGAACCGTGCTTACAAACAGGTTGTGTCCAATGGCGGCAGTGGAGGTGTCGATAAGATGGAAACGGAAGATTTACTTCCTTACCTTAAATTCCATAAGGATGAGTTGATAAACTCTTTGCTTGACGGTATCTACCGTCCCAATCCTGTTCGCCGGGTTGAAATTCCCAAAGATGGAGGTAAGAAGCGTCAATTAGGTATTCCCACCGTTGTTGACCGTCTTATTCAACAATCCATCAGCCAGGTGCTTAGTCCACTTTACGAACGTCACTTCAGTGACAACAGTTTTGGTTTCCGGCCTAAACGGAGTGCTCACCAGGCCTTGCAGCGTGCCCAATCATATATCAGTGACGGTTACAGATACTGTGTTGATTTGGACTTGGAAAGGTTCTTCGATACGGTCAACCATAGCAAGCTGATAGAGATTTTGTCTCGCACAGTGAAGGATGGTCGTGTTATCTCCCTCATCCATAAATACCTTATCTCTGGTGTAATGGTGGGTGGACATTACGAAAGCCGTGCTCATGGCACCGTCCAAGGTGGTCCTTTGAGTCCGTTGCTGAGCAACATCATGCTCCATGAATTGGACATTGAGTTGGCATCTCGTGGTCACAAGTTTGTTCGTTATGCTGATGACTGCATGATTTTCTGTAAGAGTAAACGTTCTGTGTTACGTGTAAAGGAGAGTATAACTACTTTTCTTGAGAGGCACCTTTTCTTAAAGGTTAATGTAGATAAGACTAGCGTTGGTTATATTCGCGGAATGAAGTTTTTGGGATACTCATTTTATGTTCATAAAGGAGAGTGTCGCCTATCTGTCCATCCTAAAAGCTATCTTAAATTGAAAACTCGGTTGAAAGAGTTGACAGGAAGAAGTAATGGTATGGGCTATGATAAACGCAAGGTGGAACTTCGTCTGTTTATACGAGGGTGGATAGACTACTTTCAGTTAGCAGATATGCAGAGTTATTTGAAACGAATAGACGAATGGCTTCGCCGTAGAATACGGATGTGCATCTGGAAATGTTGGAAGAAGATTAGAACGAAGTTTGTAAACTTGCAGAAGTGTGGTATCAGTAGGTTTTATGCTTGGCAACATGCCAATACTCGATTGGGATATTGGAGTGTAGCCGGTAGTCGCATACTTACCTCTGCAATGAACAATGACAAATTGAAACTATCGGGATACCCTACCTTGATGGAGTATTACAGTAAATTGCATCGCAGATAA
- a CDS encoding tetratricopeptide repeat protein, whose protein sequence is MKRYGWLLVCCLFLSIGMLWAADEPDLRMLQQKAAQSRDMEGYVGVCKYLYQTEENPELLLLYADSIHQLATKSKKPEQLVEYYIWASEGNFIKGDFQQGYALKRKAIALAEKAGLKFAISQSCCDMGYYCNVDARYDSARYYFRKGLEAGEDLSEAGEACRTMLTNYASSFLFEGKTDSALVYTIRASERSAADKDTAMLIENLNQLGTIYRRKKDLENCIANFEQALHLCELRGNHNAVAFIYGNIATAYCDWNRPGDAIPFSEKAVEYALKTGNKRRIGTCYVNLGAIQTRLVQMRAEGIATLLKAIPILEEVNDRRLLCDAYNYLVNAYRMDGNLNQAMYYLQKLDKLAHEMQTDAERFRYYQAKAGLLQESENYTEAIVYYRRIIDMLRSGYKDTRDYEHYKRLADCYLAVNNSSQAYEFLTQAYALRDSAFHTEQTEQLSEYSVKYQTKEKELEIVTLRREQLEQETYMLRHRIIVGSVISLLGILLLGSLYARQRQRARIAVLANAANEKEREFLELQKETEQRLTRKYIDGLESERERMATELHDDVCNSLLALEMNIRTISGEESSDLSEQLGLLSNTRERLRTLSHELMPPAFQYATLDEMLGDYVLHLALPEGMYAEYHSTENVDWNIIPKVVGFECYRIVQEAVSNAVKYASSARIQVELALENKNLSILVTDDGKGFDMSKKTKGIGLHTIWQRAETIGAKVELTSAPGEGTRLRVNVII, encoded by the coding sequence ATGAAACGCTACGGGTGGTTATTGGTATGCTGCTTGTTCCTGTCCATAGGTATGCTATGGGCTGCGGATGAGCCGGATTTACGTATGCTTCAACAAAAGGCTGCCCAAAGCAGAGATATGGAGGGCTATGTCGGAGTTTGTAAATATCTCTACCAAACGGAAGAAAATCCTGAATTACTCCTTTTATATGCAGATTCTATTCATCAGTTGGCTACGAAAAGCAAGAAGCCGGAACAACTCGTAGAATATTATATTTGGGCAAGTGAGGGAAACTTCATCAAGGGAGATTTCCAACAGGGATATGCCTTAAAGCGGAAAGCTATTGCTCTGGCTGAAAAAGCGGGGTTGAAATTTGCAATAAGCCAGTCTTGTTGTGATATGGGGTATTATTGTAATGTGGATGCTCGTTATGATTCTGCACGTTACTATTTTCGTAAAGGGTTGGAAGCCGGAGAGGATTTATCGGAGGCAGGAGAGGCATGCCGTACCATGTTGACAAATTATGCCAGCTCGTTTCTTTTTGAAGGGAAGACGGATTCTGCTCTAGTTTATACTATTCGTGCCAGCGAGCGTTCTGCTGCTGATAAGGATACAGCCATGTTAATTGAAAATTTGAATCAGTTAGGTACTATCTATCGTCGGAAAAAGGATTTAGAGAATTGCATTGCCAACTTTGAACAGGCACTCCATTTATGCGAGTTACGTGGAAATCATAATGCAGTTGCTTTTATATATGGAAATATAGCAACGGCTTATTGTGATTGGAATCGTCCGGGAGATGCGATTCCTTTTTCTGAGAAAGCCGTGGAATATGCTTTGAAGACAGGTAATAAGCGAAGGATAGGTACATGTTATGTCAATTTGGGAGCTATTCAGACCCGATTGGTGCAAATGCGTGCGGAGGGAATTGCTACATTATTGAAAGCCATACCTATTCTGGAAGAAGTGAATGACAGACGACTATTGTGCGATGCTTATAATTATTTGGTGAACGCCTATCGGATGGATGGAAATTTGAACCAGGCAATGTATTATTTGCAAAAGCTTGATAAGCTGGCACATGAAATGCAAACTGATGCGGAACGGTTCCGATATTATCAGGCGAAGGCGGGTTTATTGCAAGAGAGTGAAAATTATACGGAAGCCATTGTTTATTATCGGAGAATAATCGATATGCTCCGAAGTGGCTACAAGGACACCCGTGATTATGAGCATTATAAGCGGTTGGCAGATTGCTATCTGGCTGTGAACAACTCATCTCAGGCCTATGAGTTTCTGACTCAGGCCTATGCGCTGCGTGATTCAGCCTTTCATACTGAACAGACCGAACAGCTATCTGAGTATTCAGTAAAATATCAGACGAAAGAGAAAGAACTGGAGATCGTTACTTTGAGGCGGGAACAGTTGGAGCAGGAGACGTATATGTTGCGTCACCGTATCATTGTAGGATCAGTAATTTCACTGTTGGGAATTCTATTATTAGGTTCTCTCTATGCACGTCAACGCCAAAGGGCAAGGATCGCTGTGTTGGCTAATGCCGCTAATGAGAAAGAACGTGAGTTTCTGGAACTTCAGAAAGAGACTGAGCAGCGCCTGACACGAAAATACATTGATGGTTTGGAGAGTGAGCGTGAACGTATGGCGACAGAATTACACGATGATGTGTGTAACAGTTTGCTTGCGCTTGAAATGAATATTCGTACTATTTCCGGTGAGGAAAGTTCGGATTTGAGTGAACAGTTGGGACTATTGAGTAATACCCGCGAAAGGTTGAGAACTCTTTCGCATGAGTTGATGCCACCCGCCTTCCAGTATGCTACGCTCGACGAGATGTTGGGAGACTATGTGCTGCATTTGGCATTACCGGAGGGTATGTATGCGGAGTATCACTCTACAGAAAATGTCGACTGGAATATAATTCCTAAAGTTGTTGGATTTGAATGTTATCGTATTGTTCAGGAAGCAGTGAGCAATGCAGTGAAATATGCCAGCTCTGCCCGTATACAGGTGGAGTTAGCACTGGAAAACAAGAACCTTTCCATACTTGTTACAGACGACGGAAAAGGGTTTGATATGAGCAAGAAAACCAAAGGTATTGGCTTGCATACCATCTGGCAACGGGCTGAAACGATTGGTGCTAAAGTTGAACTGACTTCTGCTCCGGGTGAAGGAACCCGGCTGAGAGTAAATGTAATAATCTAA
- a CDS encoding ABC transporter ATP-binding protein, giving the protein MIELKGLWKSFEDRDVLKDINATFENGKTNLIIGQSGSGKTVLMKCIVGLLTPERGELLYDNRNFLAMGKKEKKALRREMGMIFQSAALFDSMTVLDNVMFPLNMFSNDTFRDRTRRAMFCLDRVNLAEAKDKFPGEISGGMQKRVAIARAIALNPQYLFCDEPNSGLDPKTSLVIDELVHDITHEYNMTTLINTHDMNSVMGIGEKIIYIYDGYKEWEGSKDDIFTSSNKKLNDFIFASDLFRKVKELEVQNIEG; this is encoded by the coding sequence ATGATTGAACTGAAAGGACTTTGGAAATCATTTGAAGACAGGGATGTATTGAAGGATATCAACGCCACTTTTGAGAACGGAAAAACGAATCTTATCATCGGACAAAGTGGTTCAGGAAAAACGGTACTGATGAAATGCATCGTCGGACTACTGACGCCGGAACGTGGTGAATTATTATACGATAACCGAAACTTCCTTGCCATGGGCAAGAAGGAAAAGAAAGCATTGCGCCGGGAAATGGGAATGATTTTCCAGAGTGCAGCATTGTTCGATTCCATGACTGTGTTGGATAATGTGATGTTTCCATTAAACATGTTCAGTAACGATACATTCCGCGACCGTACCCGCCGTGCTATGTTCTGCCTGGACCGCGTGAACCTGGCAGAAGCAAAGGACAAATTTCCGGGAGAGATCAGTGGCGGTATGCAAAAGCGCGTCGCCATTGCCCGTGCCATTGCCCTGAATCCTCAATACCTGTTCTGCGATGAACCAAACTCTGGTCTGGACCCAAAGACATCGCTCGTCATTGACGAACTGGTACACGACATCACGCATGAGTATAATATGACCACCCTCATCAATACTCATGATATGAACTCCGTCATGGGAATAGGTGAGAAAATTATCTATATCTACGACGGATATAAAGAATGGGAAGGCAGTAAGGATGATATCTTTACCTCTAGCAACAAGAAATTGAATGACTTCATCTTTGCATCCGATCTCTTCCGTAAGGTAAAGGAATTGGAGGTACAAAACATAGAAGGATAA
- a CDS encoding MlaE family ABC transporter permease: MIKALKTVGRYIMLMGRTFARPERMRMFFRQYINEMGQLGVNSIGIVLLISFFIGAVITIQIKLNIESPFMPRWTVGYVTREIMLLEFSSSIMCLILAGKVGSNIASELGTMRVTQQIDALEIMGVNSANYLILPKIFAMVTTIPFLVTFSIFAGIIGAFATCWFGGIMSAVDLEYGLQYMFVEWFIWCGIIKSLFFAFIIASVSAFFGYTVEGGSIEVGKASTDSVVCSSVLILFADLILTKLLMG, translated from the coding sequence ATGATAAAAGCACTTAAAACTGTCGGAAGATACATCATGTTGATGGGGCGTACTTTTGCCCGACCAGAGCGTATGCGTATGTTCTTCCGCCAATACATTAACGAAATGGGGCAACTCGGTGTGAACTCTATCGGCATTGTGTTGCTGATTTCGTTCTTTATCGGCGCTGTTATCACCATACAAATCAAGCTGAATATCGAAAGCCCGTTTATGCCGCGTTGGACGGTAGGCTATGTGACGCGTGAAATCATGTTATTGGAATTCTCTTCCTCCATCATGTGTCTGATATTAGCGGGAAAAGTAGGTTCCAATATCGCTTCAGAGCTGGGAACCATGCGAGTGACACAACAGATCGACGCACTGGAGATCATGGGAGTCAATTCAGCCAATTACCTGATACTACCCAAAATTTTTGCCATGGTCACCACTATCCCTTTCCTGGTGACGTTCAGTATCTTTGCCGGTATCATCGGAGCCTTTGCCACATGTTGGTTCGGTGGCATCATGTCGGCGGTGGACCTGGAATACGGTTTACAATACATGTTTGTGGAATGGTTCATTTGGTGTGGTATCATCAAATCATTGTTCTTCGCTTTTATCATCGCCAGTGTATCGGCCTTCTTCGGTTATACCGTCGAAGGCGGTTCCATAGAGGTTGGCAAAGCCTCTACGGACTCTGTAGTATGCAGCAGCGTGCTTATCTTATTTGCCGACTTAATATTAACTAAACTCTTAATGGGATGA
- the era gene encoding GTPase Era has translation MHKAGFVNIVGNPNVGKSTLMNALVGERISIATFKAQTTRHRIMGIYNTDDMQIVFSDTPGVLKPQYKLQESMLNFSTSALTDADVLLYVTDVVETPDKHNEFIEKVARMEIPVLLLINKIDLSNQEKLVELVEAWKALLPNAEIVPISATTKFNVEYVMKRVKELLPDSPPYFDKDQWTDKPARFFVNEIIREKILLYYDKEIPYSVEVVVEQFKEDAKKIHINAVIYVERDSQKGIIIGKQGKALKKVATEARRDLERFFGKTIFLETFVKVDKDWRSSDKELRNFGYQLD, from the coding sequence ATGCATAAAGCTGGTTTTGTAAACATCGTGGGAAATCCGAATGTAGGTAAGTCTACGCTGATGAACGCCTTAGTGGGTGAGCGGATTTCGATTGCTACTTTTAAGGCGCAGACAACTCGCCATCGCATTATGGGTATCTATAATACGGACGATATGCAGATTGTATTCTCGGATACTCCGGGCGTGCTGAAGCCACAGTATAAGTTGCAGGAGTCTATGCTGAATTTTTCTACCTCGGCATTGACGGACGCGGATGTTTTGCTATATGTGACGGATGTGGTTGAGACTCCTGACAAGCATAATGAATTTATAGAAAAGGTGGCACGTATGGAAATACCTGTCCTGCTGCTTATCAACAAGATCGATTTGTCGAATCAGGAGAAATTGGTGGAGCTGGTGGAGGCATGGAAAGCATTGTTGCCTAATGCGGAAATTGTTCCGATTTCTGCAACTACGAAATTCAATGTGGAATATGTGATGAAGCGGGTGAAGGAATTATTGCCAGATTCACCGCCTTATTTCGACAAGGATCAATGGACGGATAAACCGGCGCGTTTCTTTGTAAATGAGATTATCCGCGAGAAAATTCTATTATATTATGACAAAGAGATACCCTATTCGGTAGAGGTAGTGGTGGAACAATTTAAGGAGGATGCGAAGAAGATACATATCAATGCTGTGATTTATGTAGAGCGTGATTCGCAGAAAGGAATTATTATCGGTAAGCAGGGTAAGGCACTGAAAAAAGTGGCTACTGAGGCGCGCCGTGATTTGGAAAGGTTCTTCGGAAAGACTATTTTCCTGGAGACATTTGTGAAAGTGGATAAGGATTGGCGTAGTTCGGACAAAGAGTTGCGCAATTTTGGTTATCAACTGGATTAG